One window of the Herbiconiux sp. L3-i23 genome contains the following:
- a CDS encoding DUF3117 domain-containing protein, which yields MAAMKPRTGDGPMEAVKEGRLIIVRVPLEGGGRLVVSVNDAEAKELHDALAAVVSA from the coding sequence ATGGCCGCAATGAAGCCGAGGACGGGTGACGGGCCGATGGAGGCCGTGAAAGAGGGGCGCCTCATCATCGTGCGCGTCCCGCTCGAGGGCGGGGGACGCCTCGTGGTGTCCGTGAACGACGCCGAGGCGAAGGAGCTGCACGACGCGCTCGCCGCCGTCGTCTCCGCCTGA